DNA sequence from the Sediminibacillus dalangtanensis genome:
CGTCTGCGGGGAATAGTAGAGCAGCCTTTGCAGGGTAAAACCCTGGGAATGATTTTTGAAAAATCGTCGACCCGTACACGCGTTTCTTTTGAAGCTGGGATTTATCAATTGGGTGGCACAGGATTGTTTCTAAGTTCTGATGATATCCAAATTGGCAGAGGGGAACCAATTTCGGATACAGCCAAAGTGCTTTCCGGTTATTTGGACGGCATTATGATTCGGACTTTCTCCCAGCAAGTGGTAAAGGAGCTGGCTGAAAGTGCCACAATTCCAGTTATCAACGGTTTGACGGACAGTTATCATCCATGTCAGGTTCTCGCAGACCTGCAAACGATTGAAGAGGTAAAGGGCGGATTGTCCGGAGTCAAACTTGCTTATATCGGTGACGGCAATAACATGGCCCATTCCTTGATGCTTGGTGGGGCCATCATGGGTCTGGATGTTTGTATAGCTGCTCCTGGAGGATATCAACCCGAAAAAGCTATCACCCAGCAAGCCCAGTCGCTTGCGGCACTGAATGGAAGGAAAGTAGAGGTGACTACTGATGTTCACGCTGCTCTCGATCAAGCAGACGTCGTTTACACCGATGTATGGGCCAGTATGGGGCAGGAAAGCGAACAATCGGTGCGTGAGCAGGCATTTATCGGTTTTCAGGTGAACAAGAAGTTACTTGAACTGGCTCAACCGGATGCTGTTTTTATGCACTGCCTGCCCGCCCACCGTGGGGAAGAAGTAGCGGCAGACGTGATTGATGGGGAAAGTTCGGTCGTCTTCCAACAGGCAGAGAACAGACTCCATGCCCAGAAAGCTTTAATGACCGCCCTGATGGGATGAGGAACATGGAAACGTATTGGCACATCAGTCGTACCGATGTGGAGATGTGGAAGCATTCTCCCCGGAAATCGAGTGTTTTTCCGTAACGCAGGATTAGCACTTTATCTCATGTGCAGCTTCTATCAAGCATGCCGATTAATAAACAACAACATTTGAATAGAGCCAAAAAAGGGGTTGTC
Encoded proteins:
- the argF gene encoding ornithine carbamoyltransferase, which encodes MGLTKEVSMEQQLAGKDFLTLADLSKPEIAYLLELAAYLKKQRLRGIVEQPLQGKTLGMIFEKSSTRTRVSFEAGIYQLGGTGLFLSSDDIQIGRGEPISDTAKVLSGYLDGIMIRTFSQQVVKELAESATIPVINGLTDSYHPCQVLADLQTIEEVKGGLSGVKLAYIGDGNNMAHSLMLGGAIMGLDVCIAAPGGYQPEKAITQQAQSLAALNGRKVEVTTDVHAALDQADVVYTDVWASMGQESEQSVREQAFIGFQVNKKLLELAQPDAVFMHCLPAHRGEEVAADVIDGESSVVFQQAENRLHAQKALMTALMG